One Rosa chinensis cultivar Old Blush chromosome 5, RchiOBHm-V2, whole genome shotgun sequence genomic region harbors:
- the LOC112203630 gene encoding protein DA1, whose protein sequence is MYEDQDIDNIELAMQLISVSDHQYEKGQSDANKEVAISSRQPMLVCDVCTNTIIESLHHPTYFPDGAPVCCDIIWKQTICPKHLEDRTPICCGCMRLKTSDVTYINLGEGREICLDCYSTAIVDIRQCEPLMIHKCHEFFRTLNLDLPDDVRVFLVDKKEMDRLNCEQEPTPFGLPFKADMGTITGVTSCSRKGDSVVVERQFHGDYRTGIAILFGLPKIMTQAILAHEMMHVWFRSKGIIFGELEKKLEEGMCQVIGWKWLDWLDSEITSSSSATTSHEQAQFLRKLVQTYKFVVEKHDSDEYGQGFREVQRAVARFGLETTINHMITTYKKKASRRMPVTL, encoded by the coding sequence ATGTATGAAGATCAAGATATCGACAATATAGAGCTTGCCATGCAGCTAATTTCCGTTTCAGATCATCAATATGAAAAAGGGCAAAGTGATGCAAATAAGGAAGTTGCTATATCTTCAAGACAACCAATGTTGGTTTGCGATGTTTGTACTAATACAATTATCGAGAGCTTGCATCATCCCACTTATTTCCCAGATGGAGCTCCAGTTTGCTGCGACATAATATGGAAACAAACAATTTGTCCCAAACATCTAGAGGATAGAACTCCAATATGCTGTGGCTGCATGAGGTTAAAGACAAGTGATGTAACATATATAAATCTCGGTGAAGGTCGGGAAATATGCCTAGATTGTTATTCTACCGCAATCGTCGATATCCGACAATGTGAACCTCTCATGATCCATAAATGTCACGAATTTTTCCGTACACTCAACCTGGACCTTCCGGACGACGTTCGTGTCTTCTTGGTCGATAAGAAAGAGATGGATAGACTAAACTGCGAGCAAGAACCCACGCCTTTCGGGTTGCCTTTCAAGGCAGATATGGGCACCATCACCGGCGTTACAAGTTGTTCGCGGAAAGGGGATAGCGTTGTAGTGGAGCGACAGTTTCATGGTGATTATAGAACCGGCATAGCAATTTTGTTCGGTTTGCCCAAGATTATGACGCAGGCAATCTTGGCTCATGAGATGATGCATGTATGGTTTCGATCGAAAGGTATCATATTCGGGGAACTGGAAAAGAAACTGGAAGAAGGAATGTGTCAAGTAATAGGTTGGAAATGGTTGGATTGGCTGGACAGTGAAATtacttcatcatcatcagcaaCTACTAGTCATGAGCAGGCTCAGTTTCTGAGAAAATTAGTACAAACATACAAGTTTGTAGTGGAAAAGCATGACTCTGATGAATATGGCCAAGGATTTAGAGAGGTCCAACGAGCAGTTGCAAGATTTGGCCTTGAAACTACAATTAATCATATGATTACAACTTACAAGAAAAAAGCTTCCAGAAGAATGCCAGTCACACTCTAG
- the LOC112203403 gene encoding scarecrow-like protein 21, with translation MDSRQHFGFSETGAGYFAGSHPTVPNRLLGSLKLDIGNSPNSHFSTHFDSDTVTTLSDYQEQLSSTENLSGVSHSSNSPFETNSYISRLSLSPSVDCRRDSLQLSSGRASLLQDANCSPNIKYALQELESALMGPDEEEVTATNIFGETSRRKGQRSLSWNQERAGAHVMQHQTSFVSGHRQSEKRHKVLDEASPQGFPADNLRQLLIACAEALSDNNMDGFEKLIEKARGAVSISGEPIQRLGAYMVEGLVARKEASGSNIYRALRCREPESDDLLSYMHILYEICPYLKFGYMAANGAIADACRNEDRIHIIDFQIAQGTQWVTLLQALAARPSGAPHVRITGIDDPVSKYARGDGLEAVGRRLKAISEKFNIPVEFHGVPVFAPDVTPDMLDVRPGEALAVNFPLQLHHTPDESVDVNNPRDGLLRIVKSLSPKVTTLVEQESNTNTTPFLNRFIETLDYYLAMFESIDVTLPRNSKERINVEQHCLARDIVNVIACEGKERVERHELFGKWKSRLTMAGFRQYPLSSYVNSVIRSLLRCYSEHYKLEEKDGAMLLGWKERNLVSASAWH, from the coding sequence ATGGACTCACGCCAGCATTTTGGTTTCAGTGAAACTGGTGCAGGCTATTTTGCAGGTTCTCATCCCACTGTTCCTAACAGGTTGCTTGGGTCTTTGAAATTAGATATTGGTAACTCACCAAATTCACACTTTTCAACTCACTTTGATTCTGATACTGTTACTACGCTGAGTGACTACCAGGAGCAACTTAGCTCCACAGAAAATCTCTCAGGAGTCAGCCATTCCTCTAACTCTCCATTTGAAACCAACAGTTATATTTCTCGGTTAAGCTTAAGCCCTTCTGTGGATTGTCGTCGAGACAGTCTGCAGCTCTCTTCTGGTAGGGCATCTTTGTTACAGGATGCAAATTGTAGCCCCAATATAAAATACGCTTTGCAGGAATTGGAGAGTGCTTTAATGGGGCCTGATGAAGAAGAGGTCACCGCAACAAACATTTTTGGGGAAACTAGCAGGCGGAAGGGACAGAGATCTCTGTCATGGAACCAGGAGCGCGCGGGTGCACATGTGATGCAGCACCAGACTTCCTTTGTTTCAGGGCATAGACAGTCAGAGAAACGTCACAAGGTGCTTGATGAAGCATCTCCACAGGGTTTTCCGGCTGATAACCTGCGACAATTGCTGATTGCATGTGCTGAAGCACTTTCTGACAACAATATGGATGGTTTTGAGAAGTTGATTGAAAAGGCTAGAGGTGCTGTGTCTATCAGTGGAGAACCAATTCAGCGTCTTGGAGCTTACATGGTAGAAGGGCTGGTTGCAAGGAAGGAGGCTTCGGGCTCCAATATCTACCGTGCCCTCAGGTGCAGGGAGCCTGAAAGCGATGACTTGCTCTCATACATGCACATTCTGTATGAGATCTGCCCCTATTTAAAGTTCGGTTACATGGCAGCCAATGGGGCCATTGCTGACGCCTGCAGAAATGAGGACCGTATCCACATTATAGACTTCCAGATTGCTCAGGGTACTCAATGGGTGACTCTCCTTCAAGCTCTTGCAGCAAGACCCAGTGGGGCTCCCCATGTACGAATTACAGGTATCGATGACCCTGTTTCTAAATATGCTCGTGGTGATGGCTTGGAGGCAGTAGGAAGACGGTTGAAAGCAATCTCTGAGAAATTTAACATCCCAGTTGAATTTCACGGGGTTCCAGTTTTTGCACCTGATGTCACACCGGACATGCTTGATGTCAGGCCTGGTGAGGCTCTAGCAGTGAACTTTCCCCTGCAGCTTCACCACACACCAGATGAAAGCGTTGATGTGAACAATCCAAGGGATGGGCTTCTGAGGATAGTCAAGTCACTATCTCCAAAGGTGACTACTTTGGTTGAGCAAGAATCAAACACGAATACAACCCCTTTCTTGAATCGGTTTATAGAGACTTTGGACTACTATTTGGCAATGTTTGAGTCTATTGACGTGACTCTGCCGAGGAACAGCAAGGAGAGGATCAACGTGGAGCAGCATTGTCTGGCTCGAGATATTGTAAATGTGATTGCCTGCGAAGGAAAGGAAAGGGTGGAACGCCACGAGCTCTTTGGGAAGTGGAAGTCTAGGTTGACAATGGCAGGATTTCGGCAATACCCATTAAGCTCATATGTCAACTCTGTCATAAGGAGTCTACTGAGGTGTTACTCAGAGCATTATAAGCTGGAGGAGAAGGATGGTGCTATGCTGTTGGGATGGAAGGAGAGGAACTTGGTATCAGCTTCTGCGTGGCACTGA